In one Massilia endophytica genomic region, the following are encoded:
- a CDS encoding tetratricopeptide repeat protein, which produces MSLLMEALKKAERAKRSGLQEPEAEAAPSEPRPPAREPYLPEGEAAPRAELSLEPLEPPIEAAREAVHDPVPPQARHEVPHHRPPIAPMEDDSAPHPASGQMMVDEAGAAVYGPPATEIPAIESAEQIPPPRPGARSTPAPGLGGAARAAARPPKPDPDAARRAAASATGAFAAQGAKLATRGPARARTAADAPSEQSGFDVARLRIAGLSGVLVLIAGIFGYVYWKATVAPGPGAGLPMVPMPPPSATGATGIVVTPGAAPAAAPGQYEGAPGIAASGAPATPAVIPGTSIAAAPAAPAAAAPVPIPDAAATAAAVPAPAAPSVAPAPAAAVPAPAARTPAAARRAAASIGPTPAQLAAIADPAMRQDAMHDAAERAERVVDEIQQAEVAGAVPPAGAAAASATLPAAAGVAPATVAAAAAAAPPPLAGEGGEVRISRSASPAVVSPSIESAYAAFQSGDLAKAREQYQLALGHDPTSRDALLGLAAVSLRENQGQQAAATYLRLLELDATDADALAGLVGLRAGDMSRSETRLKELLRRKPESGALHFALGNLYAKEARWTEAQQSFFRAYTATPNNPDYAFNLAIGLDRLNQPRLAASYYQRALLLAQTVPATFDRNTAQRRLQELGGASATAP; this is translated from the coding sequence ATGAGCCTGCTGATGGAGGCGCTGAAGAAGGCCGAGCGCGCAAAGCGCAGCGGCCTGCAGGAACCCGAGGCGGAGGCTGCGCCTTCCGAGCCGCGTCCGCCCGCGCGCGAGCCTTACCTGCCCGAGGGAGAGGCCGCGCCGAGAGCCGAACTGAGTCTGGAGCCGCTGGAACCACCCATCGAAGCAGCGCGCGAGGCGGTGCATGATCCCGTGCCGCCGCAGGCCAGGCATGAGGTGCCGCATCATCGCCCGCCGATTGCTCCCATGGAGGACGATAGCGCTCCCCATCCCGCCAGCGGCCAGATGATGGTGGACGAGGCCGGAGCCGCAGTCTACGGCCCGCCAGCCACTGAAATACCAGCCATCGAATCCGCGGAACAGATTCCTCCGCCAAGGCCGGGCGCCCGCTCCACGCCGGCACCCGGTCTCGGAGGCGCTGCCCGCGCAGCAGCCCGTCCGCCGAAACCGGACCCGGATGCGGCACGGCGTGCGGCCGCCAGCGCCACCGGCGCTTTCGCAGCCCAAGGGGCGAAACTCGCCACACGCGGCCCGGCACGCGCGCGCACGGCCGCCGACGCCCCTTCCGAACAATCCGGCTTCGATGTGGCCCGCCTGCGTATTGCAGGCCTGAGCGGCGTGCTGGTGCTGATCGCCGGCATCTTCGGCTACGTGTACTGGAAGGCCACCGTGGCGCCCGGCCCCGGCGCGGGCCTGCCCATGGTGCCGATGCCGCCGCCGAGTGCAACCGGCGCTACCGGCATCGTGGTGACACCGGGCGCAGCGCCCGCCGCGGCGCCCGGCCAGTACGAAGGCGCGCCGGGCATCGCAGCCTCCGGGGCTCCGGCTACGCCGGCCGTCATCCCCGGCACGTCCATCGCGGCCGCTCCTGCTGCGCCTGCGGCCGCAGCGCCCGTCCCGATTCCGGACGCCGCGGCCACCGCCGCTGCCGTCCCGGCTCCTGCCGCACCTTCCGTTGCTCCCGCCCCCGCTGCCGCCGTTCCCGCGCCTGCCGCGCGCACGCCCGCCGCAGCGCGCCGCGCAGCCGCCAGCATTGGCCCCACGCCAGCCCAGCTGGCAGCCATCGCCGATCCCGCAATGCGCCAGGACGCCATGCACGACGCGGCCGAACGTGCGGAGCGCGTGGTCGACGAGATCCAGCAGGCCGAGGTTGCGGGAGCCGTGCCCCCCGCCGGCGCCGCCGCAGCATCCGCTACCCTGCCTGCCGCCGCGGGCGTTGCGCCCGCAACGGTGGCGGCAGCCGCCGCTGCGGCGCCGCCGCCGCTCGCGGGCGAAGGCGGCGAGGTGCGCATCAGCCGCAGCGCCAGTCCGGCGGTCGTCAGCCCGTCCATTGAAAGCGCCTATGCCGCCTTCCAGAGCGGCGACCTGGCCAAGGCGCGCGAGCAATACCAGCTCGCGCTGGGCCACGACCCCACCAGCCGCGACGCCCTGCTTGGCCTGGCCGCCGTATCACTGCGCGAAAACCAGGGGCAGCAGGCGGCCGCCACCTACCTGCGCCTGCTGGAGCTGGACGCCACCGATGCCGATGCCCTCGCGGGCCTGGTCGGCCTGCGCGCGGGCGACATGTCGCGCAGCGAGACCCGCCTGAAGGAACTCCTGCGCCGCAAGCCCGAATCCGGCGCCCTGCATTTCGCCCTCGGCAACCTGTATGCCAAGGAGGCGCGCTGGACGGAGGCGCAGCAAAGCTTCTTCCGCGCCTACACGGCAACGCCGAACAATCCCGATTACGCCTTCAACCTCGCCATCGGCCTGGACCGGCTGAACCAGCCGCGCCTCGCCGCCAGCTATTACCAGCGCGCCCTTCTGCTTGCGCAGACCGTGCCCGCCACCTTCGACCGCAACACGGCTCAGCGCAGGCTGCAGGAACTGGGCGGCGCTTCCGCCACCGCGCCGTGA